One window of the Pyxicephalus adspersus chromosome 5, UCB_Pads_2.0, whole genome shotgun sequence genome contains the following:
- the LOC140332008 gene encoding proto-oncogene Mas-like has translation MNTTSMNNTLDGLSSGYTEYSYIHFTIAAAVALGLCIFGLIGNVIVFWYLCFKIKRNKYTVYIMNLSVADALFIVFTMIIVMININTLVGTNPQFIGQEQLYIFAEIFYDATQYSGMFILTAVSIERCSSVLFPLWYQGHRPANLSAVMCTVLWVLGCFESLLENLVCTTEVFEKQSLQCSAVQIMVFVLAIGICLPIMIISSFTLLIKVKRTIKHQYTPKLFIIIIAAVFVFILSVLPFNFLWFLMYFKVLLKDIDTVSLFFAMVFGTVLNSVVNPYIYYIVGWKRKQKSSNSIHEALQRAFRDKDDEEKVDSKDNKSSNTSSKTILTVAS, from the coding sequence atgaatacAACAAGCATGAATAACACCCTTGATGGACTGTCAAGTGGCTATACAGAATATTCATACATACATTTCACTATAGCAGCTGCTGTAGCTCTAGGTCTTTGTATTTTTGGCCTAATTggaaatgttattgtgttttggtACCTATGCTTCAAGATCAAGAGAAACAAATACACAGTTTATATTATGAATCTGTCTGTAGCTGATGCcctgtttattgtatttactatGATTATTGTGATGATTAATATAAATACACTAGTTGGTACAAATCCTCAATTTATAGGACAGGAAcagttatatatatttgcagaaatattttatgatgcCACTCAGTATTCAGGAATGTTTATCCTTACAGCTGTCAGCATTGAAAGATGTAGTTCTGTCCTGTTTCCCCTTTGGTATCAAGGTCATCGCCCTGCAAACCTGTCTGCTGTTATGTGTACAGTTCTTTGGGTGCTTGGCTGTTTTGAAAGTCTCCTTGAGAACCTCGTATGTACAACAGAAGTTTTCGAGAAACAATCCTTGCAATGTTCAGCAGTTCAAATTATGGTCTTTGTGTTAGCCATTGGTATCTGCCTACCAATCATGATTATTTCTAGTTTCACCTTGCTTATCAAAGTAAAGAGGACAATTAAGCATCAGTACACACCTAAACTGTTTATCATCATCATTGCTGCAGTTTTTGTATTCATCTTATCAGTTCTTCCTTTTAATTTCTTGTGGTTTTTAATGTACTTCAAAGTATTACTAAAAGATATAGATACTGTAAGTTTATTCTTTGCAATGGTGTTTGGAACAGTACTTAACTCTGTTGTCAACCCCTACATTTACTATATTGTAGGctggaaaaggaaacaaaaaagttctAACTCTATCCATGAAGCCCTCCAAAGAGCCTTTAGGGATAAGGATGATGAGGAGAAAGTTGACTCAAAGGACAACAAATCATCTAATACATCAAGCAAAACTATCCTTACAGTTGCCTCCTAA